A genomic segment from Salvia miltiorrhiza cultivar Shanhuang (shh) unplaced genomic scaffold, IMPLAD_Smil_shh original_scaffold_235, whole genome shotgun sequence encodes:
- the LOC131003624 gene encoding uracil phosphoribosyltransferase-like, translating into MPPFKPLRWECHKRRAITMNCQATAEKSVVSGSRMLVFVPPHPLIKHWISVLRNEQTPCPIFKNAMAELGRLLIYEASREWLVRFDNFHLGDYKNAAFLFFPF; encoded by the exons ATGCCGCCGTTCAAGCCATTGCGCTGGGAGTGTCATAAACGGCGCGCCATTACCATGAATTGCCAAGCGACGGCGGAGAAATCTGTTGTGTCTGGGAGTAGAATGCTG GTATTCGTCCCGCCGCATCCTTTAATTAAGCATTGGATTTCAGTTCTTCGGAATGAGCAGACGCCTTGTCCTATATTCA AGAATGCTATGGCTGAGCTTGGGAGATTACTAATATATGAGGCATCAAGGGAGTGGCTGGTGAGATTTGACAACTTCCATTTAGGAGATTACAAAAATGCTgcatttttgttttttcctttctGA